In a single window of the Pseudogemmatithrix spongiicola genome:
- the mazG gene encoding nucleoside triphosphate pyrophosphohydrolase, with the protein MQDKATLEDALAIMRDLRARDAWDRAQTHDSLRPYLNEEMHELDDALREGDDAAMCGELGDVLLQVLFHAVIAEERGAFGPEHVAGSLVRKMTVRHPWLYGTDKERTPWEQMKAKSRKSLAEGLPTGLPALHRAHRLQERAAGVGFDWPDVAGPIAKVAEELEEVKQQMATDGAVFDTHGVPSGDARHARLEEELGDLLFAVVNLCRKAGTHPALALDRANAKFQRRFEAIEQLAAVRGIDVRTAGLEALDTLWDEVKAGESKA; encoded by the coding sequence ATGCAAGACAAAGCCACGCTTGAAGATGCGCTCGCGATCATGCGCGACCTGCGGGCCCGGGATGCCTGGGACCGCGCGCAGACGCACGACTCGCTGCGCCCTTACCTCAATGAGGAGATGCACGAGCTCGACGACGCCCTCCGCGAGGGGGACGACGCGGCCATGTGCGGCGAGTTGGGCGACGTGCTGCTCCAGGTGCTGTTCCACGCGGTGATCGCCGAGGAGCGCGGGGCGTTCGGGCCGGAGCATGTGGCGGGATCGCTCGTCCGGAAGATGACCGTGCGGCACCCGTGGCTGTACGGCACGGACAAGGAGCGGACGCCGTGGGAGCAGATGAAGGCGAAGTCGCGAAAGTCCCTCGCCGAGGGGCTGCCGACAGGCCTCCCCGCCCTGCATCGTGCGCATCGCTTGCAAGAGCGGGCGGCCGGCGTGGGCTTTGACTGGCCCGATGTCGCGGGCCCAATCGCGAAGGTTGCCGAGGAACTCGAGGAAGTGAAGCAGCAGATGGCCACGGACGGCGCCGTGTTCGACACGCACGGCGTGCCCAGCGGCGATGCGCGCCACGCGCGGCTGGAAGAGGAACTCGGCGACCTGCTCTTCGCGGTGGTGAACCTCTGCCGGAAGGCGGGGACGCATCCGGCGCTCGCGCTCGACCGCGCGAACGCGAAGTTCCAGCGGCGGTTCGAGGCCATCGAACAACTCGCGGCCGTGCGCGGCATCGACGTGCGCACCGCGGGCCTCGAGGCGCTGGACACGCTATGGGATGAGGTGAAGGCGGGAGAGTCCAAGGCGTGA
- a CDS encoding ATP-binding response regulator translates to METAACVLVADDVEANIELLTDQLAPLGLRIVRAMDAPSALAQAMEIRPDLCILDASMPAGGLGVPDREAGFEVCRRLKRDPRTARIPVIFVSALNDASDRLKAIESGGDDFLIKPHNRHVLGARVRSLLKLKGATDALEESLRRLREVQKARDDLTRMVVHDLKTPLTSMLATLEMLRDGDFGAVPEGPARALSDVEGKAEDLLGLIHNLLDVTRAAEKPLALAMEPIAPLAFLSELEYDWALRFRQEQTTARVEVADDAPVFQADKAILKRVFSNLIQNAITHSPMPVTLDLAARRDGTGIVFTVADDGPGIPEEYQETIFAAFTQLSVPNAPRVFSSGLGLAFCRVAVEDHGGRIAVASVEGQGSTFSIWLPVEPPTVGKA, encoded by the coding sequence ATGGAGACCGCGGCCTGCGTCCTGGTGGCCGATGACGTCGAGGCCAACATCGAGCTGTTGACGGACCAGCTCGCGCCGCTGGGGCTGCGCATCGTCCGCGCCATGGACGCCCCGTCGGCGCTCGCGCAGGCCATGGAGATCCGGCCGGACCTCTGCATCCTCGACGCCTCGATGCCCGCAGGCGGACTCGGTGTGCCCGACCGCGAGGCGGGCTTCGAGGTGTGCCGGCGGCTCAAGCGCGACCCGCGCACCGCCCGCATCCCGGTGATCTTCGTGTCGGCGCTCAACGACGCCAGCGACCGCCTCAAGGCCATCGAGAGCGGCGGCGACGACTTCCTCATCAAGCCGCACAACCGCCACGTGCTCGGTGCGCGCGTCCGCTCGCTGCTCAAGCTCAAGGGCGCCACGGACGCGCTCGAGGAATCGCTGCGTCGCCTGCGCGAGGTGCAGAAGGCCCGCGACGACCTCACGCGCATGGTCGTCCACGATCTCAAGACGCCGCTCACCTCCATGCTCGCCACGCTCGAGATGCTGCGCGACGGCGACTTCGGCGCGGTGCCCGAGGGGCCGGCGCGCGCACTCAGCGACGTCGAGGGCAAGGCCGAGGACCTGCTCGGCCTGATTCACAACCTGCTCGACGTGACGCGCGCCGCAGAGAAGCCGCTGGCGCTGGCGATGGAGCCCATCGCGCCCTTGGCGTTCCTCTCCGAACTCGAGTACGACTGGGCGCTGCGCTTCCGCCAGGAGCAGACCACGGCGCGCGTCGAGGTGGCTGACGACGCGCCGGTCTTCCAGGCGGACAAGGCCATTCTCAAGCGCGTGTTCTCGAACCTCATCCAGAACGCCATCACGCATTCGCCGATGCCGGTGACCCTCGACCTCGCCGCGCGCCGCGACGGTACCGGCATCGTGTTCACCGTTGCCGATGACGGTCCCGGCATCCCCGAGGAGTACCAGGAGACGATTTTCGCGGCGTTCACGCAGCTCAGCGTGCCCAACGCGCCCCGCGTGTTTTCGAGCGGACTCGGGCTCGCCTTCTGCCGCGTGGCGGTGGAGGACCACGGCGGCCGCATCGCCGTCGCGAGCGTCGAGGGGCAGGGCAGCACGTTCTCCATCTGGCTGCCGGTAGAGCCGCCCACGGTCGGCAAGGCCTGA
- a CDS encoding tRNA guanosine(34) transglycosylase Tgt, whose product MSADSLPTPPDVALGQFGFHTSDEQGAARRGWFNTPHGVVETPAFMPVGTNATVKGLSVHELEETGAQMVLSNAYHLYLRPGDKAVRALGGLHAFARWKGPMLTDSGGFQVFSLAQMRKVREEGIEFQSHLDGSKHNYTPEAVMRIERNIGADVIMQLDELIEGKSEFGPSREAMERSLRWLERCRIEFDRLERDGREALAPIDLPPGAPALHDDLETERVAPPQALFPIVQGGIHPELRRASVRGILQTGDWHGVAIGGLSVGEAKPDMYATIAVCDPELPRDKPRYLMGVGFPDDLVESVRRGVDLFDCVVPTRMGRHGTAFTPDGTVQIRRAEHRFDKRPLVEGCDCHTCTHYDRAYLRHLFAAEEMLGLRLLSLHNVHYLVGLMRQARVELAAGRYESWATAYLERYRARAGRK is encoded by the coding sequence GTGAGCGCTGATTCGCTGCCGACGCCTCCCGACGTCGCACTCGGGCAGTTCGGCTTCCACACCAGCGACGAACAGGGCGCCGCGCGCCGCGGTTGGTTCAACACGCCGCACGGCGTGGTGGAGACGCCGGCGTTCATGCCCGTGGGTACGAACGCCACAGTGAAGGGCCTCAGCGTGCACGAGCTCGAGGAGACGGGCGCGCAGATGGTGCTTTCGAACGCCTACCATCTCTACCTCCGGCCGGGCGACAAAGCCGTGCGCGCCCTCGGCGGCCTCCACGCGTTCGCCCGGTGGAAAGGCCCGATGCTCACCGACTCCGGCGGCTTCCAAGTCTTCTCGCTCGCGCAGATGCGCAAGGTGCGCGAGGAAGGCATCGAGTTCCAATCGCATCTCGACGGCAGCAAGCACAATTACACGCCGGAGGCCGTGATGCGCATCGAGCGCAACATCGGCGCCGACGTGATCATGCAGCTCGATGAACTCATCGAGGGCAAGTCGGAGTTCGGGCCCAGCCGCGAGGCGATGGAGCGCTCGCTGCGCTGGTTGGAGCGCTGCCGCATCGAGTTCGACCGACTGGAGCGTGACGGACGCGAGGCCCTCGCGCCGATCGACCTCCCCCCGGGCGCCCCCGCACTGCACGACGACCTCGAGACGGAACGTGTGGCGCCGCCGCAGGCACTCTTCCCCATCGTGCAGGGTGGCATCCACCCCGAACTGCGCCGCGCCAGCGTGCGCGGCATCCTGCAGACGGGGGATTGGCATGGCGTGGCCATCGGCGGCTTGAGTGTCGGCGAAGCCAAGCCCGACATGTATGCCACCATCGCCGTCTGCGACCCGGAGCTGCCGCGCGACAAACCGCGCTACTTGATGGGCGTCGGCTTCCCCGACGATCTGGTCGAAAGCGTGCGCCGTGGTGTCGATCTCTTCGATTGCGTGGTGCCCACGCGGATGGGACGCCACGGCACGGCGTTCACGCCCGATGGCACGGTACAGATTCGCCGGGCCGAGCATCGCTTCGACAAGCGCCCGCTCGTCGAGGGCTGCGACTGCCACACGTGCACGCACTACGATCGCGCGTACCTGCGGCACCTGTTCGCCGCCGAGGAGATGCTCGGGCTGCGACTGCTCTCGCTGCACAACGTGCACTATCTCGTGGGGCTGATGCGGCAGGCGCGCGTGGAGTTGGCCGCGGGACGCTACGAGAGCTGGGCGACCGCGTATCTCGAACGGTATCGGGCGCGGGCCGGGCGCAAGTAG
- a CDS encoding phosphopentomutase has protein sequence MARRAVILVLDGVGIGAAHDVAAYGDEGSDTLGNLARAVGGLRLPNLGAAGLGNIAPLEGLPPSPAPHGAWGLMEPRSAGKDSTTGHWEIAGVHLAQPFPTYPQGFPPEVLEEFARRTGRGVIGNVVGSGTKVLEDFGAEHQATGKWIVYTSADSVFQVAAHEETIPLAELYAACETARAMLVAPHNPSRVIARPFVGTPGAWQRTKNRADYSIAPPEDTLLDALMAAGIPRTGVGKVDDLFARRGLEGGHTSGNAEGIAKIREWLAHGPNGLLFANLVDFDQAYGHRNDVPGFHQALRDFDAALPDLIAALREDDLLFITADHGNDPTTPSTDHSRENVPLLALGRRVRPQALGARSTFSDLGATVAEWLGVSFRGRGTSFCTSLVG, from the coding sequence ATGGCACGACGGGCAGTGATCCTCGTGTTGGACGGCGTGGGCATCGGGGCCGCGCACGATGTCGCGGCGTACGGCGACGAAGGCTCCGACACGCTCGGCAACCTCGCCCGCGCCGTCGGCGGGCTGCGCCTGCCGAACCTCGGCGCGGCCGGCCTCGGCAACATCGCGCCGCTCGAGGGTCTGCCGCCGAGTCCCGCGCCGCATGGCGCGTGGGGGCTGATGGAGCCGCGGTCCGCGGGAAAGGACAGCACGACCGGCCACTGGGAGATTGCCGGTGTGCATCTCGCGCAGCCGTTTCCCACGTACCCGCAGGGATTCCCGCCGGAGGTCCTCGAGGAGTTCGCGCGGCGCACCGGGCGCGGCGTCATCGGCAACGTGGTCGGCAGCGGTACGAAAGTGCTGGAGGACTTCGGCGCCGAGCACCAGGCGACGGGGAAGTGGATCGTGTACACGAGCGCGGACTCGGTGTTTCAGGTCGCGGCGCACGAGGAGACGATTCCGCTCGCGGAGCTCTATGCCGCCTGCGAGACCGCGCGCGCCATGTTGGTGGCCCCGCACAATCCGAGCCGCGTGATCGCACGTCCGTTCGTCGGAACGCCGGGCGCGTGGCAGCGCACCAAGAACCGCGCGGATTACTCCATCGCCCCGCCGGAAGACACGTTGCTCGACGCGCTGATGGCGGCGGGCATCCCGCGCACGGGCGTCGGGAAGGTCGATGACCTGTTCGCCCGCCGCGGGCTCGAGGGTGGCCACACCTCGGGGAACGCCGAGGGCATCGCGAAGATCCGCGAGTGGCTCGCGCACGGGCCCAATGGGTTGTTGTTCGCCAACCTTGTAGATTTCGACCAGGCCTACGGGCACCGGAACGACGTTCCGGGGTTCCATCAGGCACTGCGCGACTTCGATGCCGCGCTGCCTGACCTCATCGCCGCCCTCCGCGAGGACGACCTGCTCTTCATCACCGCCGACCACGGCAACGACCCGACCACGCCGTCCACGGACCACAGCCGGGAGAACGTCCCGCTGCTGGCGCTCGGGCGGCGCGTGCGCCCGCAGGCCTTGGGCGCTCGGTCGACGTTCTCCGACCTAGGCGCCACGGTGGCCGAGTGGCTGGGCGTGAGCTTCCGCGGGCGCGGGACCTCGTTCTGCACGTCGCTGGTCGGATGA
- the alr gene encoding alanine racemase, producing MPRAWVEVDLAALVRNARALAAHARAQLIPMIKADAYGLGAVPVVGALEQVAPYAYGVSSIIEGEELRGAGIARPIIVFTPTLPDDLARLRAAGLTPTLASVQGIQAWQALGGGDWHLAVETGMHRAGIAWHRVGELAEAMRGCPPSGAFTHFHSAEADDGSVAVQEGRFRAALAAMPTVPPLLHCDNSAAVVRRSPSPWPCVRPGAFLYGIGSGATAARHPEPVVHLRAKVMELRDIAAGEGVSYHQTWTAPGPRRIATVAVGYGDGYRRHLSNVGRALFRGREVPVVGIVTMDMTMCDVTGLDVRAGDVLTLLGRDGEAVIGVEQLASWGQVFSYELIAGLRQRLQRVYTGAE from the coding sequence ATGCCACGCGCTTGGGTCGAGGTGGACCTCGCGGCACTTGTCCGCAATGCGAGGGCCCTCGCCGCGCACGCGCGCGCGCAGCTCATCCCCATGATCAAGGCGGACGCCTACGGCCTCGGGGCCGTGCCCGTCGTCGGGGCGCTGGAGCAGGTTGCGCCCTACGCGTACGGCGTCAGCTCGATCATCGAGGGCGAGGAACTTCGCGGTGCCGGCATCGCGCGCCCGATCATCGTCTTCACGCCGACGCTGCCGGACGACTTGGCGCGACTGCGTGCCGCCGGGCTCACGCCTACGCTGGCATCGGTGCAGGGCATCCAAGCATGGCAGGCCTTGGGCGGCGGCGACTGGCATCTCGCCGTCGAGACGGGCATGCATCGCGCCGGAATCGCGTGGCACCGCGTCGGCGAGCTGGCGGAGGCCATGCGCGGGTGTCCGCCGTCGGGCGCATTCACGCATTTCCACTCGGCCGAGGCGGATGATGGCTCCGTCGCGGTGCAGGAGGGGCGGTTCCGTGCGGCGTTGGCGGCCATGCCGACGGTGCCGCCGTTGCTGCATTGCGACAACTCCGCGGCGGTGGTCCGTCGCTCGCCCTCGCCGTGGCCCTGCGTGCGGCCGGGCGCCTTCCTGTACGGCATCGGCAGCGGGGCCACGGCAGCTCGGCACCCGGAGCCCGTCGTGCACCTGCGCGCGAAGGTCATGGAGCTGCGCGACATCGCAGCGGGCGAGGGCGTGAGCTACCACCAGACGTGGACGGCGCCGGGGCCGCGGCGCATCGCAACCGTCGCCGTGGGGTACGGTGACGGATATCGGCGGCACCTGAGCAACGTCGGGCGGGCGCTGTTCCGCGGCCGCGAGGTCCCGGTGGTCGGGATCGTCACCATGGACATGACGATGTGCGACGTCACCGGGCTCGACGTGCGGGCCGGCGACGTGCTGACGCTGCTCGGCCGGGACGGCGAGGCCGTGATCGGGGTCGAGCAACTGGCGTCATGGGGACAGGTCTTTTCGTATGAGTTGATTGCGGGGCTGCGCCAGCGGCTCCAACGGGTCTACACCGGAGCGGAGTGA
- the fbp gene encoding class 1 fructose-bisphosphatase, whose protein sequence is MVKHTDTSVVTIDRYIIEQERNYPDATGELSGILYDLALASKMIANKVRLAGLVDILGAEGTENVQGEVQQKLDVIADNIIIKALDHGGRLCAMASEEQEQLIPIPTQFKRGKYLLLFDPLDGSSNIDVNVPVGTIFSVLKKVTPGEDGTMADALQPGVKQVAAGYVIYGSSTMLVYSTGHGVHGFTLDPSIGEFLLSHPDMKIPEHGRYLSVNDAYEQIWPENVRALMRRYRGLDGQRKAMNVRYVGSLVADFHRNLLGGGLFAYPANQKSPEGKLRLLYECNPLAFICEQAGGAAIDGTQRILDVQPTSLHQRTPYYVGSKADVAIAAEMLAKG, encoded by the coding sequence ATGGTCAAACACACCGATACCAGCGTCGTCACCATCGATCGCTACATCATCGAGCAGGAGCGCAACTACCCGGACGCCACGGGTGAGCTCTCTGGCATCCTCTACGACCTCGCGTTGGCCTCCAAGATGATCGCCAACAAGGTGCGCTTGGCCGGTCTCGTGGACATCCTCGGCGCCGAGGGCACCGAGAACGTGCAGGGCGAGGTGCAGCAGAAGCTGGACGTCATCGCCGACAACATCATCATCAAGGCGCTCGACCACGGTGGTCGCCTTTGCGCCATGGCGTCGGAGGAGCAGGAACAGCTCATCCCCATCCCGACGCAGTTCAAGCGCGGCAAGTACCTGCTGCTCTTCGATCCGCTCGACGGCTCGTCGAACATCGATGTCAACGTACCGGTGGGCACGATCTTCTCGGTGCTCAAGAAGGTCACGCCCGGCGAAGACGGCACGATGGCCGACGCGTTGCAGCCGGGCGTGAAGCAGGTGGCGGCCGGCTATGTGATCTACGGCTCGAGCACGATGCTCGTGTACAGCACGGGCCACGGCGTGCACGGCTTCACGCTCGATCCCTCGATCGGCGAGTTCCTGCTGTCGCACCCGGACATGAAGATTCCCGAGCATGGGCGCTACCTATCGGTGAATGACGCCTACGAACAGATCTGGCCCGAGAACGTGCGCGCGTTGATGCGGCGCTATCGCGGCCTGGATGGCCAGCGCAAGGCAATGAACGTGCGCTACGTCGGCTCGCTGGTGGCGGACTTCCATCGCAACCTGCTCGGCGGCGGCCTGTTCGCGTATCCGGCGAACCAGAAGAGCCCCGAGGGCAAGCTGCGGCTGCTGTACGAGTGCAATCCACTCGCCTTCATCTGCGAGCAGGCGGGCGGCGCGGCCATCGACGGCACGCAGCGCATCCTCGACGTGCAGCCCACGTCGCTGCACCAGCGCACGCCGTACTACGTCGGCTCCAAGGCCGACGTGGCGATCGCCGCCGAGATGTTGGCGAAGGGGTGA
- the miaB gene encoding tRNA (N6-isopentenyl adenosine(37)-C2)-methylthiotransferase MiaB: MHKSAPTVYIETYGCQMNVSDSELMYGRLEAEGYVSVDSPIGADVVLVNTCAIRDNAEQRVLGRLGELRRDLKAGAVLGVTGCMAQRLGPRLLETDTRVQLVVGPDGYRSLPSLIDGARHGERFSATDFDLEEHYEDFTARRFDGVKAWIPVQRGCDYRCTYCIVPTTRGPERSRKLADVVRETAEVAQRGITEVVLLGQTVNSYHDGSHDFADLLRAVGRVDGIRRVRYTSPHPNDFSDRVIAAMAETPTVCEHVHLPMQSGSTSMLKRMLRRYSREEYLDCVARLRAAMPGLGLTTDIIVGFPGETDEEFADTLSLCREVRFDDAFTFKFSPREGTPATRMPAEWTIPEAVVDARYTELLNTIRSISREKNLGRLGERMEVMVEKEARKGGELMQARSRDFKTVLVPGGPELIGRYLTVELTGTTGATFTGTPVQERAPLPMAS; the protein is encoded by the coding sequence ATGCATAAGTCCGCCCCGACCGTCTATATCGAGACCTACGGCTGCCAGATGAACGTCAGCGATTCCGAGCTGATGTACGGGCGGCTCGAGGCCGAAGGCTACGTGTCGGTGGATTCGCCGATCGGCGCGGACGTCGTACTCGTCAATACCTGCGCGATCCGCGACAACGCCGAGCAGCGCGTGCTGGGGCGCCTCGGCGAGTTGCGGCGCGACCTCAAGGCCGGTGCGGTCCTCGGCGTGACGGGTTGCATGGCCCAGCGCCTCGGGCCCCGCCTGCTGGAGACCGATACCCGCGTGCAGCTCGTGGTCGGGCCGGATGGCTACCGCTCGCTGCCGTCGCTCATCGATGGCGCGCGCCACGGCGAACGCTTCAGCGCCACGGACTTCGATCTCGAAGAGCATTACGAGGACTTCACCGCCCGCCGCTTCGATGGCGTGAAGGCGTGGATTCCCGTGCAGCGTGGCTGCGATTATCGCTGCACCTATTGCATCGTGCCGACGACCCGCGGCCCCGAGCGCTCGCGCAAGCTCGCCGATGTGGTACGCGAGACCGCCGAGGTGGCGCAGCGCGGCATCACCGAGGTGGTGTTGCTGGGCCAGACGGTGAACTCGTACCACGACGGCTCGCACGACTTCGCCGACTTGCTGCGCGCGGTGGGCCGCGTGGACGGCATCCGTCGCGTGCGCTACACCAGCCCGCATCCGAACGACTTCTCGGACCGCGTGATCGCCGCGATGGCCGAGACGCCGACGGTCTGCGAGCACGTGCACCTGCCGATGCAGTCGGGCTCGACGTCGATGCTGAAGCGCATGCTGCGCCGCTACTCGCGCGAGGAGTACCTCGACTGCGTCGCGCGCCTGCGCGCGGCGATGCCGGGCCTCGGCCTGACCACCGACATCATCGTCGGATTCCCCGGCGAAACCGACGAAGAATTCGCTGACACGCTCTCGCTCTGCCGCGAGGTGCGCTTCGACGACGCCTTCACGTTCAAGTTCTCGCCGCGCGAAGGTACGCCGGCGACGCGCATGCCGGCGGAGTGGACGATTCCCGAGGCGGTGGTGGACGCGCGCTACACGGAGCTGCTCAACACCATCCGCAGTATCTCGCGCGAGAAGAACCTGGGCCGGCTCGGCGAGCGCATGGAGGTCATGGTCGAGAAGGAGGCCCGCAAGGGCGGCGAGCTGATGCAGGCCCGCTCGCGGGACTTCAAGACCGTGCTCGTCCCCGGTGGGCCGGAGCTCATCGGGCGCTACCTGACGGTGGAGCTCACGGGGACCACCGGCGCCACATTCACCGGGACGCCGGTGCAGGAGCGCGCGCCGCTGCCGATGGCGAGCTGA
- the cdd gene encoding cytidine deaminase encodes MSLSAAQEHVLTDRARAAKARAYAPYSKFHVGAALLCADGSIIDGCNVENASYPAGTCAERVALGAAVVAGHREFTAVAIATDAPEATPPCGICRQALAEFAPGIAVVAIDASGRVTRWSLDGLLPNPFTPASLHP; translated from the coding sequence ATGAGTCTCTCGGCGGCGCAGGAACACGTCCTCACGGACCGCGCGCGTGCCGCCAAGGCCCGCGCGTACGCCCCCTATTCCAAGTTCCACGTCGGTGCGGCACTGCTCTGCGCCGACGGTTCGATCATTGACGGCTGCAACGTCGAGAATGCCTCGTATCCCGCCGGGACCTGTGCGGAACGCGTGGCGCTCGGTGCGGCCGTCGTCGCCGGACACCGGGAATTCACGGCGGTCGCCATCGCGACCGACGCCCCGGAGGCGACGCCTCCCTGTGGGATCTGCCGGCAGGCGCTTGCGGAGTTTGCGCCCGGCATCGCGGTGGTGGCGATCGACGCCTCCGGCCGCGTCACGCGCTGGTCGCTCGACGGCCTGCTGCCGAATCCCTTCACGCCCGCTTCGCTCCATCCCTGA
- a CDS encoding DNA internalization-related competence protein ComEC/Rec2, whose amino-acid sequence MPLVLQAALAWAAGTALGLSRVQAGVVFGAALLLGVWLVWRVIALPGDRMERLEGTAGLALLFAVALGVGADLARRDAHCEATARTARSWRVQLRREAVPGGFATGLIADAGCHVRVAIAVRVGNAVAGSVVRVTRAEASVGERGLLLRDAVLEPASPPSALHRWRNRVSAAIDRRFGADAGLAKALLIADTDGLTPDLRDRYADAGLVHILSISGLHVGIIGAALLLFVEAARLPATAGRIGAVLVVGIYVLAIGAPAAAVRSAALFTAVTATRLLQRPTSPWATYAIAALVPLAQPRTALDLGWQLSVSGYAGLIAAGRLARRSRWTGWRGALLRELMAGALTTAATAPLVAWHFGRLSLVAIVSNLGAGPVVAVLQPTLFLAMLAPGDALGRFVADAARPMLRALDAVAALAAAVPGGAVDVAPTLAMVTVASCTAALVIVAAVARHWGPWAIAAGAGIAVMAWAPDVPTRSTGRLEVHVLDVGQGDAIALRTPAGRWVLVDAGRSWSSGDAGRTTIIPYLRRRGGVLALFVLTHPHADHVGGAASVIEALRPALVRDAAFVAASPAYAAMLASARRRGGQWSRVVPGERVSLDGVALTFLAPDSAWTAGLDDPNEASTILRVEYGARSLLLTGDAEAGLEQWLLGHAIEQLDVDLLKVAHHGSSTSSTPAFLDAVSPRLGLVSVGRDNSYGHPSPDVMRRLLDAGATVLRTDQLGTLVLRTDGQVWEAEVAGQRWPLRDEPAPLP is encoded by the coding sequence ATGCCTCTCGTGCTTCAGGCGGCGTTGGCGTGGGCGGCGGGCACCGCCCTCGGGTTGAGCCGTGTGCAGGCCGGCGTGGTGTTCGGCGCGGCACTGCTCCTCGGCGTCTGGCTCGTCTGGCGCGTCATCGCGCTGCCCGGCGATCGCATGGAGCGTCTCGAAGGGACTGCCGGGCTCGCACTGCTCTTCGCGGTCGCGCTCGGCGTCGGAGCCGATCTCGCGCGCCGGGATGCGCACTGCGAGGCGACGGCTCGCACCGCGCGGTCGTGGCGCGTGCAGCTGCGGCGCGAGGCGGTGCCCGGCGGCTTCGCCACCGGCCTCATTGCTGACGCCGGCTGCCACGTGCGGGTCGCGATTGCGGTGCGCGTGGGCAACGCGGTGGCCGGCAGCGTGGTGCGCGTGACCCGCGCCGAGGCCAGTGTCGGCGAGCGCGGCCTCCTCCTGCGCGACGCGGTGCTCGAGCCGGCGAGTCCGCCCAGCGCGCTGCATCGCTGGCGCAACCGCGTCTCGGCCGCGATTGACCGCCGCTTCGGTGCGGATGCTGGGTTAGCGAAGGCCCTGCTGATTGCCGACACCGACGGGCTCACGCCGGACCTGCGCGATCGCTACGCCGACGCGGGCTTGGTGCACATCCTCTCGATCTCCGGGCTGCACGTCGGGATCATTGGCGCGGCGCTGTTGTTGTTCGTCGAAGCCGCACGACTTCCGGCGACGGCAGGGCGCATCGGCGCGGTGCTGGTCGTGGGCATCTACGTGCTCGCCATCGGCGCGCCCGCGGCGGCCGTGCGCAGCGCGGCGCTGTTCACCGCGGTGACCGCCACCCGGCTGCTGCAGCGACCCACCTCTCCCTGGGCGACGTACGCAATCGCGGCGCTGGTACCGCTCGCGCAGCCGCGCACGGCGCTCGACCTCGGCTGGCAGTTGAGCGTCAGTGGCTACGCCGGACTCATCGCCGCAGGGCGACTCGCGCGGCGATCGCGCTGGACGGGCTGGCGCGGCGCCCTGCTGCGCGAGCTCATGGCCGGAGCGCTCACTACCGCAGCCACGGCGCCCCTGGTGGCCTGGCACTTCGGGCGGCTCAGCCTGGTCGCGATCGTCTCGAATCTCGGCGCCGGCCCGGTGGTCGCCGTGCTGCAGCCGACGTTGTTCCTCGCCATGCTTGCCCCGGGCGACGCGCTCGGGCGTTTCGTCGCCGACGCCGCCCGACCGATGCTGCGTGCGCTGGATGCCGTCGCCGCACTCGCGGCCGCCGTGCCGGGCGGCGCGGTGGACGTCGCCCCGACGCTCGCGATGGTCACGGTCGCGTCATGCACCGCCGCACTCGTGATCGTCGCGGCCGTCGCACGGCACTGGGGACCGTGGGCGATCGCGGCCGGCGCGGGCATCGCCGTGATGGCCTGGGCGCCGGATGTGCCGACGCGGAGTACGGGGCGTCTCGAAGTGCATGTGCTCGACGTGGGGCAGGGCGATGCGATCGCACTGCGCACGCCGGCTGGGCGCTGGGTGCTGGTGGACGCGGGCCGCAGCTGGAGCTCCGGCGACGCCGGACGCACCACGATCATTCCCTACCTGCGTCGCCGCGGCGGCGTCCTCGCGCTGTTCGTGCTCACGCATCCGCATGCAGACCATGTGGGCGGCGCCGCCAGCGTCATCGAGGCCCTGAGGCCCGCACTTGTCCGCGACGCGGCCTTCGTCGCGGCAAGTCCCGCCTACGCCGCCATGCTCGCCAGCGCGCGACGGCGCGGCGGGCAATGGTCGCGTGTCGTGCCAGGGGAGCGAGTGTCGTTGGATGGCGTCGCGCTCACGTTCCTCGCGCCGGATTCCGCATGGACCGCCGGCCTCGACGACCCCAACGAAGCCAGCACGATCCTGCGTGTCGAGTATGGCGCCCGCAGCCTGCTCCTCACCGGCGACGCGGAGGCGGGGCTGGAGCAATGGCTGCTTGGGCACGCAATCGAGCAACTCGACGTCGACCTGCTGAAGGTCGCCCATCATGGCTCGAGCACCAGCTCCACGCCGGCCTTCCTGGATGCGGTGTCTCCTCGACTCGGCCTCGTCTCCGTCGGCCGCGACAACAGCTACGGCCATCCCAGCCCCGACGTCATGCGCCGGCTCCTCGACGCCGGTGCGACCGTGCTGCGCACCGACCAGCTGGGCACGCTCGTCCTCCGCACCGACGGACAGGTCTGGGAGGCCGAGGTGGCAGGGCAGCGCTGGCCACTCCGCGACGAGCCCGCGCCATTGCCCTAG